One window from the genome of Alosa alosa isolate M-15738 ecotype Scorff River chromosome 15, AALO_Geno_1.1, whole genome shotgun sequence encodes:
- the ly6d gene encoding lymphocyte antigen 6D produces MKIFLCTLVLGLLCITTVNALRCYTCVNGDCKTVTECPAESNFCKTVSTPDVLTRTCEEICIPGYNTHCCMTDLCG; encoded by the exons ATGAAGATCTTCCTCTGCACTCTGGTTCTCGGGCTGCTGTGCATCACAACAG TGAACGCTCTGAGATGCTACACTTGTGTGAATGGAGATTGCAAAACTGTGACAGAATGTCCGGCAGAGAGTAACTTCTGCAAAACTGTCTCCACTC CGGATGTGTTGACCAGAACATGTGAGGAGATCTGCATACCTGGTtacaacacacactgctgcatgactgacctgtgtggATGA